A genome region from Bradyrhizobium sp. WSM1417 includes the following:
- a CDS encoding GntR family transcriptional regulator has translation MLHEEVVGRIRAILLDGEIPPGARIPERELCERLQISRTPLREALKVLAAEGLVQLLPHRGSRAAKLTDKDMRDLFEVCQGLEALAGELACERITDAEIASIADAHADMVRHYRDGDLIQYYRGNRAIHEGIVAAAGNPVLAGLYASVTARIRRARYVTPMTPERWAVAVKEHDAILNALQRRDGVGLAHILRAHLRHKREEVLQAGFAETEGSDLVPRIA, from the coding sequence ATGCTGCATGAGGAAGTCGTCGGCCGCATCCGGGCCATCCTGCTCGACGGCGAAATCCCGCCGGGCGCGCGGATTCCCGAGCGCGAGCTGTGCGAGCGCCTGCAGATATCGCGCACGCCGCTACGCGAGGCGCTCAAGGTGCTCGCCGCCGAAGGACTCGTGCAGCTCCTGCCCCACCGTGGCTCGCGCGCGGCAAAACTGACCGACAAGGATATGCGCGACCTGTTCGAGGTCTGCCAGGGTCTCGAGGCGCTCGCCGGCGAACTCGCCTGCGAGCGCATCACCGATGCCGAGATCGCCTCGATCGCCGACGCGCACGCGGACATGGTGCGGCATTATCGTGACGGCGACCTGATCCAGTACTATCGCGGCAACCGCGCCATTCACGAAGGCATCGTCGCTGCGGCCGGAAACCCGGTGCTCGCGGGGTTGTATGCGTCCGTGACCGCGCGCATCCGGCGCGCGCGTTATGTCACGCCGATGACGCCCGAGCGCTGGGCCGTCGCCGTGAAGGAGCACGATGCCATCCTGAATGCCCTGCAGAGGCGCGACGGCGTCGGCCTCGCCCATATCCTGCGCGCGCATCTACGCCACAAGCGGGAAGAGGTTTTGCAGGCGGGCTTTGCCGAAACGGAAGGCAGTGACCTGGTGCCGCGGATTGCGTGA
- a CDS encoding haloacid dehalogenase type II, with protein MTTTSDLTAVKALVFDVFGTVVDWRTSLITDFMWWARGRGITADWTALVDGWRGMYMASMDDVRQHPERGYVMLDDLHRRSLEKLVAQFSIRGLTDADLDYLTKGWHRLHPWPDSVAGLTRLKTKFVISPLSNGNVALLTNMAKFAGLPWDLIMSAELFEHYKPDPETYLGAARLLGLKPEEVMMVAAHNGDLAAAQKNGLKTAFVARPTEYGPLQKVDFEATGNWDIVAKDFGGIADKLGC; from the coding sequence ATGACCACAACATCCGACCTCACCGCCGTCAAAGCCCTGGTGTTCGACGTGTTCGGCACCGTCGTTGACTGGCGCACCAGCCTGATCACGGACTTCATGTGGTGGGCGAGGGGCCGCGGCATCACTGCCGACTGGACCGCTTTGGTCGACGGCTGGCGCGGCATGTACATGGCTTCGATGGATGACGTGCGCCAACATCCCGAGCGCGGCTATGTCATGCTCGATGATTTGCATCGCCGCTCGCTGGAAAAACTGGTGGCGCAATTTTCGATTCGAGGCCTGACGGACGCCGATCTCGATTACCTCACCAAGGGCTGGCACCGCCTGCACCCGTGGCCCGACAGCGTCGCAGGCCTGACGCGGTTGAAGACAAAATTCGTGATCTCGCCGCTGTCGAATGGCAATGTCGCGCTGCTCACCAACATGGCGAAGTTCGCAGGGCTTCCCTGGGACCTCATCATGTCGGCTGAGCTGTTCGAGCACTACAAGCCCGATCCCGAAACCTATCTCGGCGCCGCGCGCCTGCTCGGCCTCAAGCCGGAAGAGGTGATGATGGTCGCCGCCCACAACGGCGATCTCGCCGCCGCGCAGAAGAACGGGCTGAAGACGGCCTTCGTGGCGCGGCCGACTGAATACGGTCCGCTTCAGAAGGTCGATTTCGAGGCCACCGGCAATTGGGACATCGTCGCCAAGGATTTTGGCGGGATCGCCGACAAGCTCGGGTGTTAG
- a CDS encoding homoserine dehydrogenase translates to MVAPLKVGIAGLGTVGAEVVRLIETQARVLAGRSGRGIRVVAVTARSKAKKRGVDLRGVEWVKDPLALATHPGIDCFVELMGGSGDPALSAVEAALNAGKSVVTANKALLAKHGLKLAKAAEKHGGALNFEAAVGAAIPVIKTLREGLAGTGINRVYGILNGTCNYILTRMEQEGLSFAECLKDAQRLGYAEANPSFDVDGHDTAQKLAILASLAFGTKVAQSAVYVEGISSIAPEDLRAADDLGYRLKLLGVAVRTAKGIEQRVHPTMVPKSSSIAQVMGVTNAVTIDGEGIPPITLVGPGAGGAATASAVVADIADVARGIRANPFGRPISQLRDTKKAPMERHEGGYYIRLLARDFPGTAAAIATRLAEQKISIESIVQRHPNGGAAPADGKAVPVPVILITYATHEDAVRRALAAVQKDKVISGRPQVIRIEKN, encoded by the coding sequence ATGGTTGCACCCCTGAAAGTGGGCATAGCGGGGCTCGGCACCGTGGGCGCCGAAGTTGTCCGTCTGATCGAAACGCAGGCGCGCGTGCTTGCCGGCCGCAGCGGCCGCGGCATCCGCGTCGTCGCCGTCACCGCGCGCTCGAAGGCCAAGAAGCGCGGCGTCGATCTGCGCGGCGTCGAGTGGGTCAAGGATCCGCTTGCCCTCGCCACGCATCCCGGCATCGACTGCTTCGTCGAGCTGATGGGTGGCTCCGGCGATCCCGCCCTGTCGGCGGTGGAAGCTGCGCTGAACGCCGGCAAGTCCGTTGTCACCGCCAACAAGGCGTTGCTAGCCAAGCACGGCCTCAAGCTGGCAAAGGCCGCCGAAAAGCACGGCGGCGCGCTGAATTTCGAGGCAGCTGTCGGCGCTGCGATCCCTGTCATCAAGACGTTACGCGAAGGTCTTGCCGGAACCGGCATCAACCGGGTCTACGGCATCCTCAACGGCACCTGCAATTACATCCTGACCCGGATGGAGCAGGAGGGCCTGTCCTTCGCCGAATGCCTGAAGGACGCGCAACGGCTCGGCTATGCCGAGGCCAATCCGTCATTCGACGTCGACGGCCACGATACCGCGCAAAAGCTCGCCATTCTCGCCAGCCTCGCTTTCGGCACGAAAGTTGCTCAAAGCGCCGTGTATGTCGAAGGTATCTCCTCCATCGCGCCGGAAGATCTCCGTGCCGCTGACGATCTCGGTTACCGGCTCAAGCTCCTCGGTGTCGCCGTTCGCACCGCCAAGGGCATCGAGCAGCGCGTGCATCCGACCATGGTTCCGAAATCCTCGTCGATCGCGCAGGTGATGGGTGTCACCAATGCGGTCACGATCGATGGCGAGGGCATCCCGCCGATCACGCTGGTCGGCCCCGGTGCCGGGGGAGCGGCGACCGCATCCGCCGTCGTCGCCGACATTGCCGACGTCGCGCGCGGCATTCGCGCCAATCCGTTTGGCCGGCCGATTTCGCAGCTGCGCGATACCAAGAAGGCACCGATGGAGCGCCACGAGGGCGGCTACTACATCCGCCTTCTGGCACGCGATTTCCCGGGCACCGCGGCTGCGATCGCGACGCGGCTTGCGGAGCAGAAGATTTCGATCGAGTCGATCGTGCAGCGCCATCCCAATGGCGGCGCTGCGCCGGCAGACGGCAAGGCGGTCCCGGTGCCCGTCATCCTCATCACCTATGCCACGCACGAGGACGCCGTGCGCCGCGCGCTCGCGGCCGTGCAGAAGGACAAGGTGATCAGCGGGCGGCCGCAGGTGATACGGATCGAGAAGAACTGA
- a CDS encoding MBL fold metallo-hydrolase, whose protein sequence is MTIDVSRRSLLTLGAGLGASAMLGGSAMARAPKLGTQTPYWHRFVLGDAEVTIVSDGPLPLGDPSGTFTGVPKEEVKKMLVDNFLSPDNVVLEQNSPIVNTGDKLILFDTGMGSSKMFGASTGRQQKSMTEAGIKPGDIDAVVCSHAHIDHIGGIVDDGGKPLFPNAQIYISQTDFDFWTDEGKLGSAAKDFVVHARKNLLPVRDRIVFFKDGQEFLPGVQAIAAPGHTVGHTIFMVSSAGKSFAFMGDLSHHPVLLLERPRMEFSYDTDPKQAAESRVKLLTMLAANKTPVMSYHFAWPGYGHVAKAGEGFHYYPEPMQMTL, encoded by the coding sequence ATGACAATCGATGTCTCACGTCGGTCCTTGTTGACCCTCGGGGCTGGCCTTGGTGCCAGCGCAATGCTCGGCGGCAGCGCGATGGCGCGCGCTCCCAAGCTCGGCACCCAGACGCCCTACTGGCACCGCTTCGTTCTCGGTGATGCCGAAGTCACCATCGTGTCCGACGGACCGCTTCCGCTCGGCGACCCCTCCGGGACCTTCACCGGCGTTCCCAAGGAAGAGGTGAAGAAGATGCTCGTCGACAATTTCCTGTCGCCGGACAATGTCGTGCTCGAGCAGAACTCGCCGATCGTCAACACCGGCGACAAGCTCATCCTGTTCGATACCGGCATGGGCTCATCCAAGATGTTCGGCGCCAGCACGGGCCGGCAGCAGAAGAGCATGACCGAGGCCGGCATCAAGCCCGGCGACATCGACGCCGTGGTCTGCTCGCATGCCCATATCGACCACATCGGCGGCATCGTGGACGACGGCGGCAAGCCGCTGTTTCCGAACGCGCAGATCTACATCTCGCAGACCGATTTCGACTTCTGGACCGACGAAGGCAAGCTCGGCAGCGCGGCCAAGGATTTCGTCGTTCACGCCCGCAAGAACCTGCTGCCGGTGCGCGACCGCATCGTGTTCTTCAAGGATGGCCAGGAATTCCTGCCCGGCGTTCAGGCGATCGCAGCGCCCGGTCACACCGTCGGCCATACCATCTTCATGGTCTCGTCGGCCGGCAAGTCCTTCGCCTTCATGGGCGACCTCTCGCACCATCCCGTCCTGCTGCTCGAGCGGCCGCGGATGGAATTCTCCTACGACACCGATCCCAAGCAGGCGGCCGAGTCGCGCGTCAAGCTGCTGACCATGCTTGCGGCGAATAAGACGCCCGTGATGTCCTATCACTTCGCATGGCCGGGCTATGGTCACGTTGCCAAGGCCGGCGAAGGATTTCATTATTATCCCGAACCGATGCAGATGACGTTGTAG
- a CDS encoding alpha/beta hydrolase: MSMATTDTPKPETKFDAEAFAMNVARAMESGGKALAAYLKPRESGEVQDRPPAELTEVVKTFTAVAEYWLSDTSRSSALQTKLAKDYLDLWGSAARRMAGQDAPPAIAPSPRDKRFADPEWKSNQFFDFMMQLYLLTTKFAQELVRDAEGLDPQTRRKAEFYVQQLTNAISPSNFVLTNPEVLRATVASSGENLARGLKMLAEDIAAGKGTLKIRQSDPDNLVVGVNMATTPGKVIYQNEMMQLIQYAPATENVLRTPLLIIPPWINKFYILDLKPEKSYIKWCVDQGITVFVISWVNPDKRLGAKSWEDYMKEGPLTAMDVIEKVTGEMKVHTAGYCVGGTMLATTLAWLAEKRRQRVASATFFAAQVDFTHAGDLLVFVDEEQIASLEQDMKAAGVLEGSKMAMAFNMLRSNDLIWSYVVSNYLKGQQPSAFDLLHWNSDATRMTASNHSYYLRNCYLENRLSTGTLVLDNTLLDLSKVMVPIYNLATREDHIAPAESVLYGSQFFGGPVKYVLSGSGHIAGVVNPPASNKYQYWTNDNVKSANVAEWMKGAVEHKGSWWPDWRQWLGALDPEEVPARTVGSEAFPPIEDAPGSYVRVRA, translated from the coding sequence ATGAGTATGGCCACGACCGATACGCCCAAACCCGAGACGAAGTTCGATGCGGAAGCCTTCGCGATGAATGTCGCGCGGGCGATGGAGAGCGGCGGCAAGGCGCTCGCCGCGTATCTGAAGCCGCGCGAGAGCGGCGAGGTGCAGGATCGGCCGCCGGCCGAGCTTACCGAGGTCGTCAAGACCTTCACTGCCGTCGCCGAATACTGGCTGTCGGATACGTCGCGGTCCTCCGCACTCCAGACCAAGCTCGCCAAGGACTATCTCGACCTCTGGGGCTCGGCGGCGCGCCGCATGGCCGGTCAGGACGCCCCGCCCGCGATCGCGCCCTCGCCGCGCGACAAGCGCTTTGCCGATCCGGAATGGAAGTCGAACCAGTTCTTCGATTTCATGATGCAGCTCTACCTGCTCACGACCAAATTTGCGCAGGAGCTTGTGCGCGACGCCGAGGGACTCGATCCGCAGACCCGCCGCAAGGCCGAGTTCTACGTCCAGCAGCTCACCAACGCGATATCGCCCTCCAACTTCGTGCTGACCAACCCGGAAGTGCTGCGCGCGACGGTGGCCAGCAGCGGAGAAAATCTCGCGCGCGGGCTGAAGATGCTGGCCGAGGACATCGCCGCCGGCAAGGGCACGCTGAAGATCCGTCAGTCCGATCCTGACAATCTCGTCGTCGGCGTGAACATGGCGACGACGCCGGGCAAGGTGATCTACCAGAACGAGATGATGCAGCTGATCCAGTATGCGCCGGCGACGGAGAACGTGCTGCGCACGCCGCTCCTGATCATCCCGCCCTGGATCAACAAGTTCTACATCCTCGATCTCAAGCCGGAGAAATCCTACATCAAGTGGTGCGTCGATCAGGGCATTACCGTGTTCGTGATCTCATGGGTCAATCCCGACAAGCGGCTAGGTGCCAAGAGCTGGGAAGACTACATGAAGGAAGGCCCGCTCACGGCGATGGACGTGATCGAGAAGGTCACCGGCGAAATGAAGGTGCACACCGCGGGCTATTGCGTCGGCGGCACCATGCTCGCGACCACGCTGGCCTGGCTCGCCGAGAAGCGCCGCCAGCGCGTGGCCTCCGCGACATTCTTCGCGGCACAGGTCGACTTCACCCATGCCGGTGATTTGCTCGTGTTCGTCGACGAGGAGCAGATCGCATCGCTCGAGCAGGACATGAAGGCGGCGGGCGTGCTCGAAGGCTCGAAGATGGCGATGGCCTTCAACATGCTGCGCTCCAACGATTTGATCTGGTCCTATGTCGTCAGCAACTACCTCAAGGGCCAGCAGCCGAGCGCGTTCGACCTGCTGCACTGGAATTCCGACGCGACGCGCATGACAGCGTCGAACCATTCGTACTATCTGCGCAATTGCTATCTTGAGAACCGGCTCTCGACCGGCACGTTGGTGCTGGACAACACCTTGCTCGACCTCTCCAAGGTCATGGTGCCGATCTACAATCTCGCAACCCGCGAGGACCATATCGCGCCGGCGGAATCGGTGTTGTACGGCTCCCAGTTCTTCGGCGGTCCGGTGAAATACGTGCTGTCCGGCTCGGGCCATATCGCCGGCGTGGTCAATCCGCCCGCCTCGAACAAATACCAGTACTGGACCAACGACAACGTCAAGTCCGCCAACGTCGCCGAGTGGATGAAGGGCGCGGTCGAGCACAAGGGCTCGTGGTGGCCGGACTGGCGGCAATGGCTGGGCGCACTCGATCCCGAGGAAGTCCC
- a CDS encoding peroxidase family protein, translating into MSRENDGFVFHRGLLQWVPDVVYRAINFFVRWDKLPRLLGAANLSAFRDRLREHNLHHTGYGTTSPRWSTGNDRWRSADGSFNSLDHPRMGMAGARFGRNFALPECVPDRLDDLLEPNPRVISEELLARHEFIPATSLNLLAAAWIQFETHNWFSHGAPKSGNEFKIPLKPHDEWPADERIDGCMKIRRTVCDETPREPWLGATPTFRNLNSHWWDAGQIYGNDRARQMQIRSRADGKIAVGNDGMLPADPVHPGADLTGFNDNWWVGLSLLHNLFAREHNVICDGLKARYPTWKDQELFQRARLINAALIAKIHTIEWTPGILGHPALDFSMHANWSGIPCRVLRAVLGKNSEAAFGIIGSPTDQHSAPYAMTEEFTAVYRLHPLIPETMDVRRLDSTEITPSDLVNMQGRASREFMQTHGFVDLLYSFGTAHPGAIRLHNYPNFLRRFTKDDQPLLDVAAIDIMRDRERGVPRYNRFRELVGKKRVKTFEEITSIPGAAGKMRAIYKGDVDRVDLMVGLLAEDLPDGFGFSDTAFRIFILMASRRLKSDRFFTDDYRAEVYTNFGLDWIHNNGMKSVLLRHVPQLGPALEGVNNAFAPWNVLRR; encoded by the coding sequence ATGTCCCGCGAGAACGATGGTTTTGTCTTCCATCGTGGCCTGCTCCAATGGGTCCCGGATGTTGTCTATCGGGCCATCAACTTCTTTGTCAGATGGGACAAACTGCCGAGGCTGCTCGGAGCTGCCAATCTTTCGGCGTTCCGCGATCGGCTGCGGGAGCACAATCTGCACCATACCGGCTACGGCACGACATCGCCTCGCTGGAGCACGGGCAATGACCGCTGGCGTTCCGCCGACGGCTCGTTCAACAGCCTCGACCATCCGCGCATGGGGATGGCTGGCGCCCGGTTCGGACGCAATTTCGCGCTGCCCGAATGCGTGCCGGACCGCCTGGACGACCTGCTCGAACCCAATCCGCGCGTGATCTCGGAGGAATTGCTGGCGCGCCACGAATTCATTCCCGCGACCAGCCTCAATCTGCTGGCCGCCGCCTGGATCCAGTTCGAAACCCATAATTGGTTCAGCCATGGGGCCCCTAAGTCGGGAAACGAGTTCAAAATTCCGCTGAAGCCACACGACGAATGGCCTGCGGATGAGCGGATCGACGGCTGCATGAAGATCCGTCGGACCGTTTGCGACGAGACGCCACGTGAACCATGGCTCGGCGCGACCCCCACGTTCCGCAATCTCAACTCGCACTGGTGGGATGCCGGACAGATCTACGGCAACGACCGCGCGAGGCAGATGCAGATCCGTTCGCGGGCAGATGGGAAGATCGCAGTCGGCAATGATGGGATGCTTCCAGCCGATCCGGTGCATCCGGGCGCCGATCTCACCGGCTTCAACGACAATTGGTGGGTGGGGCTCAGCCTGCTGCACAACCTCTTCGCACGCGAGCACAATGTCATCTGCGACGGCTTGAAGGCGCGGTATCCGACCTGGAAGGACCAGGAGCTATTCCAGCGCGCTCGCCTGATCAACGCGGCCCTGATCGCCAAGATCCACACCATCGAATGGACGCCAGGCATCCTCGGCCATCCCGCACTGGATTTCAGCATGCACGCCAACTGGTCGGGGATCCCGTGCCGGGTGCTGCGCGCCGTGCTCGGCAAGAACAGCGAAGCCGCCTTTGGCATCATCGGCTCTCCGACGGATCAGCACAGCGCGCCCTACGCGATGACCGAGGAATTCACCGCTGTCTACCGCCTGCACCCGCTGATCCCCGAAACGATGGATGTACGGCGGCTCGATAGCACAGAGATTACCCCTAGCGACTTGGTCAATATGCAGGGGCGCGCCTCCCGGGAGTTCATGCAGACTCACGGCTTCGTCGACCTGCTGTACTCGTTCGGCACCGCTCATCCCGGCGCCATTCGCCTCCACAATTATCCCAACTTTCTGCGCCGGTTCACGAAAGACGACCAGCCGCTGCTCGACGTGGCAGCGATCGACATCATGCGTGATCGCGAGCGCGGCGTGCCGCGCTACAATCGGTTCCGCGAACTGGTCGGCAAAAAGCGGGTCAAGACGTTCGAGGAAATCACCAGCATCCCCGGCGCGGCCGGGAAGATGCGCGCGATCTACAAGGGCGACGTCGATCGCGTTGATCTGATGGTCGGACTATTGGCCGAGGACCTGCCGGACGGTTTCGGCTTCAGCGATACCGCCTTCCGCATTTTCATCCTGATGGCATCGCGGCGCCTCAAGAGCGACCGGTTCTTCACCGATGACTACCGGGCGGAAGTCTACACCAATTTCGGTCTGGACTGGATCCACAATAACGGAATGAAATCGGTGCTGCTGCGGCATGTGCCGCAACTCGGACCGGCGCTCGAGGGCGTCAACAACGCCTTCGCCCCGTGGAACGTGCTGCGACGCTGA
- a CDS encoding enoyl-CoA hydratase/isomerase family protein: protein MDQQVETPDLVFERQDGIGRITFNRPQARNAFTFAMYERLAAICEEINDDHAIKVLVLRGAGDKAFAAGTDINQFRDFKSPQDAIDYENRIDRVLTTLEQCRVPTIAAINGFCTGGGAGIAAACDLRIGTQTAKIGFPIARTLGNCLSMSNVSRLTALIGAARVKDLIFTARLVDATEAASVGLLGEVVEDLAALDRRADEVARLLASHAPLTLNATKQAVARLQRRLTPDEGEDLILMCYTSQDFREGLDAFLTKRAPQWRGQ, encoded by the coding sequence ATGGACCAGCAGGTGGAGACGCCAGACCTCGTTTTCGAGCGTCAGGACGGTATCGGGCGGATCACCTTCAACCGTCCGCAGGCCCGCAACGCCTTCACCTTCGCGATGTACGAGCGGCTTGCCGCGATCTGCGAGGAGATCAACGACGATCACGCGATCAAGGTGCTGGTGCTGCGCGGGGCCGGCGACAAGGCGTTTGCCGCGGGCACGGACATCAATCAGTTCCGCGATTTCAAGTCGCCGCAGGACGCGATCGACTACGAGAACCGCATCGATCGGGTGCTGACCACGCTCGAGCAGTGCCGCGTGCCGACGATCGCGGCGATCAACGGGTTCTGCACCGGCGGCGGCGCGGGCATTGCCGCGGCCTGTGATCTCCGCATCGGCACCCAAACCGCGAAAATCGGCTTTCCCATTGCCCGCACGCTCGGCAATTGCCTGTCGATGTCCAACGTCAGTCGTCTCACCGCGCTGATCGGCGCTGCCCGCGTCAAGGATCTGATCTTCACCGCCCGCCTCGTCGACGCCACGGAGGCCGCCAGTGTCGGACTGCTCGGCGAGGTCGTCGAGGATCTCGCCGCGCTCGACCGGCGCGCCGACGAGGTCGCCCGGCTCCTGGCTAGCCACGCGCCGCTGACGCTGAATGCGACCAAGCAGGCCGTGGCGCGCCTGCAAAGGCGGCTGACGCCGGACGAGGGCGAGGACCTCATCCTGATGTGCTACACGAGCCAGGATTTTCGCGAAGGGCTCGATGCTTTCCT
- a CDS encoding LL-diaminopimelate aminotransferase, with the protein MEEFYRIRRLPPYVFEQVNRAKAAARNAGADIIDLGMGNPDLPAPAHVLEKLKETLGKPRTDRYSASRGIPGLRRAQAGYYARRFGVKLNPDTQVVATLGSKEGFANVAQAITAPGDVILCPNPSYPIHAFGFLMAGGVIRSVPSEPTPQFFEAVERAIVHSIPKPLALVVCYPSNPTAYVASLDFYKDLVAFAKKHEILILSDLAYAEVYFDESNPPPSVLQVPGAMDVAVEFTSMSKTYSMAGWRMGFAVGNERVIAALGRVKSYLDYGAFTPIQVAATAALNGPDDCIKEMRDTYRKRRDALVESFGRAGWEIPPPEASMFAWVPLPEAFRSVGSMQFATLMVEKSGVAVSPGVGFGEHGEGYVRIAMVENEQRIRQAARGVRRFLESGIETLHNVVPLATRR; encoded by the coding sequence ATGGAAGAGTTTTACCGCATCCGCCGCCTTCCGCCTTACGTGTTCGAACAGGTCAACCGGGCCAAGGCAGCCGCGCGGAATGCCGGCGCCGACATCATCGACCTCGGCATGGGCAATCCGGACCTGCCGGCGCCGGCGCACGTGCTGGAGAAGCTGAAGGAGACGCTGGGCAAGCCGCGTACCGACCGCTACTCGGCCTCCCGCGGCATTCCCGGGCTGCGCCGGGCCCAGGCCGGCTACTACGCCCGCCGTTTCGGCGTGAAGCTCAATCCCGACACCCAGGTGGTGGCGACGCTCGGCTCCAAGGAGGGCTTTGCCAACGTGGCGCAGGCGATCACCGCGCCCGGCGACGTCATCCTTTGTCCCAATCCGAGCTACCCGATTCACGCCTTCGGCTTCTTGATGGCAGGCGGCGTGATCCGCTCGGTGCCCTCGGAGCCGACGCCGCAATTCTTCGAGGCGGTCGAGCGGGCGATCGTGCATTCGATCCCGAAGCCGCTGGCGCTCGTCGTCTGCTATCCTTCGAACCCGACCGCCTATGTCGCGAGCCTCGACTTCTACAAGGATCTGGTCGCGTTCGCGAAGAAGCACGAGATCCTGATCCTGTCCGATCTCGCTTATGCCGAGGTCTATTTCGACGAAAGCAACCCGCCGCCCTCGGTGCTCCAGGTGCCGGGTGCGATGGACGTCGCCGTCGAGTTCACCTCGATGTCGAAGACCTATTCGATGGCTGGCTGGCGCATGGGCTTCGCGGTCGGCAACGAGCGCGTGATTGCGGCACTCGGCCGCGTCAAATCCTATCTCGACTACGGTGCGTTCACGCCGATCCAGGTCGCAGCGACCGCCGCGCTGAACGGACCGGACGATTGCATCAAGGAGATGCGCGACACCTACCGCAAGCGGCGCGACGCGCTGGTGGAATCGTTTGGCCGTGCCGGCTGGGAGATCCCGCCGCCGGAAGCGTCGATGTTCGCCTGGGTACCACTGCCGGAAGCCTTCCGCAGCGTCGGCAGCATGCAGTTCGCGACCCTGATGGTGGAGAAATCCGGTGTCGCGGTCTCGCCCGGCGTTGGCTTTGGCGAGCATGGTGAAGGATATGTCCGTATCGCCATGGTGGAAAACGAGCAACGGATCAGGCAGGCCGCGCGCGGCGTGCGCCGCTTCCTTGAAAGCGGCATCGAAACGTTGCACAACGTCGTTCCGCTCGCCACTCGGCGTTAA
- the glpX gene encoding class II fructose-bisphosphatase, whose product MSTHISVPPQALLERILTLEIVRVTERAAVSSARLRGHGNEKAADQAAVDAMRRELNKLPIEGTIVIGEGERDEAPMLFIGEKVGMNAGPQVDIAVDPLEGTTLCAKNMPGSIATMAMADGGTLLHAPDVYMQKLAIGPGYDKGVVELDATPAENVRRLAKAKGVKPDGITVLVLDRPRHASIIESVRSTGAAVRLITDGDVAGVIHCADPDNTGVDMYLGTGGAPEGVLAAVALRCIGGQMQCRLILDSDEKRERAAKMGVNDPKMIYGIEDMARGDCLFAATGVTTGSLLSGVKFRKDGVIETETVVMRSVTGTVRYIKAEHRELAKFHLD is encoded by the coding sequence ATGTCGACCCATATTTCAGTCCCGCCGCAAGCATTGCTCGAGCGCATTCTCACGCTGGAGATCGTGCGTGTGACGGAGCGGGCGGCGGTGTCTTCGGCGCGTCTGCGCGGGCACGGCAACGAAAAGGCGGCCGATCAGGCCGCGGTGGACGCGATGCGGCGCGAGCTCAACAAGCTGCCGATCGAGGGCACCATCGTGATCGGCGAGGGCGAGCGCGACGAGGCGCCGATGCTCTTCATCGGCGAGAAGGTCGGCATGAACGCCGGCCCGCAAGTCGACATTGCGGTCGATCCGCTCGAAGGCACCACGCTGTGCGCCAAGAACATGCCGGGCTCGATTGCCACCATGGCGATGGCCGACGGCGGCACGCTGTTGCACGCCCCCGACGTCTACATGCAGAAGCTCGCGATCGGTCCCGGCTATGACAAGGGCGTCGTCGAGCTCGATGCGACGCCGGCCGAAAACGTCCGCCGCCTCGCCAAGGCCAAGGGCGTCAAGCCGGACGGCATCACCGTTCTCGTGCTCGACCGGCCGCGCCATGCCAGCATCATCGAGAGCGTGCGCTCGACCGGCGCCGCCGTGCGCCTCATCACCGACGGCGACGTCGCCGGCGTGATCCACTGCGCCGACCCCGACAATACCGGCGTCGACATGTATCTCGGCACCGGCGGCGCGCCCGAAGGCGTGCTCGCGGCCGTGGCGCTGCGCTGTATCGGCGGCCAGATGCAGTGTCGTCTCATCCTCGACTCCGACGAGAAGCGGGAGCGCGCCGCCAAGATGGGCGTCAACGATCCCAAGATGATCTACGGGATCGAGGACATGGCGCGCGGCGACTGCCTGTTCGCCGCCACCGGCGTCACCACGGGCTCGCTGCTGTCAGGCGTCAAATTCCGCAAGGACGGCGTGATCGAGACCGAGACGGTGGTGATGCGTTCCGTCACTGGCACCGTGCGCTACATCAAGGCCGAGCACCGCGAACTGGCGAAGTTCCATTTGGACTAG